A single Pseudomonas brassicacearum DNA region contains:
- a CDS encoding glucan biosynthesis protein D has translation MHRRNLLKASMAFAAYTGLSASGLMAARAWAGDQTADGQARPFDFNGLKDQARQLAKSRYVDTKQVLPETLALMSPLQFNAIQYDANHSLWNDLDGRQLDAQFFHVGMGFKQPVRMYSVDPKTRMAREVHFRPELFNYEKTTVNTAQLKGDLGFAGFRVFKAPELDRHDIVSFLGASYFRAVDASGQYGLSARGLAIDTYAKKREEFPDFTKFWFETPEKNSTRFVVYALLDSPSATGAYRFDIDCQPTRVVMEIDAHINARTAIEQLGIAPMTSMFSCGTVERRMCDTIHPQIHDSDRLAMWRGNGEWVCRPLNNPATLQFNAFADKDPKGFGLVQTDHDFASYQDTVDWYSKRPSLWVEPTTAWGEGSVDLLEIPTTGETLDNIVAFWTPKKPVAAGDSLNYGYKLYWSALPPVSTDLARVDATRSGMGGFIEGWAPGEHYPTVWARRFAVDFSGGGLDQLPPGTGIEPVVTCSHGEVKDFNVLVIDAIKGYRITFDWYPTDDSVEPVQMRLFIRTKDRTLSETWLYQYFPPAPDKRKYP, from the coding sequence ATGCACCGCAGGAATCTGCTCAAGGCCTCCATGGCCTTCGCCGCCTACACCGGGCTGTCGGCCTCCGGGCTCATGGCCGCACGCGCCTGGGCCGGCGATCAGACTGCCGACGGCCAAGCCCGTCCCTTCGATTTCAACGGATTGAAGGATCAGGCCCGACAGCTGGCCAAGAGCCGCTACGTCGACACCAAGCAGGTGCTGCCAGAAACCCTGGCCCTGATGTCGCCGCTGCAGTTCAACGCCATCCAGTACGACGCCAACCACTCCCTGTGGAATGACTTGGACGGGCGGCAACTGGACGCGCAGTTCTTCCACGTCGGCATGGGCTTCAAGCAGCCGGTGCGCATGTACAGCGTCGATCCGAAGACGCGTATGGCCCGTGAGGTGCACTTTCGCCCGGAACTGTTCAACTATGAGAAAACCACGGTCAACACCGCGCAACTGAAGGGTGACCTGGGCTTCGCCGGCTTTCGCGTCTTCAAGGCACCGGAGCTGGACCGGCACGACATCGTTTCGTTTCTGGGGGCCAGCTACTTCCGCGCCGTGGACGCCAGCGGCCAGTACGGGCTGTCGGCCCGCGGCCTGGCCATCGACACCTATGCGAAGAAGCGTGAGGAGTTCCCGGACTTCACCAAGTTCTGGTTCGAAACCCCGGAAAAGAACAGCACCCGGTTCGTGGTCTACGCCCTGCTCGACTCACCCAGCGCCACCGGTGCCTATCGGTTTGATATCGATTGCCAACCGACCCGGGTGGTGATGGAGATCGACGCGCACATCAATGCCCGAACCGCCATCGAGCAACTGGGGATCGCGCCGATGACCAGCATGTTCAGCTGTGGCACCGTCGAACGGCGCATGTGCGACACCATTCACCCGCAAATCCACGACTCCGACCGGCTGGCCATGTGGCGCGGCAACGGCGAGTGGGTGTGCCGTCCGCTGAACAACCCTGCCACCCTGCAATTCAACGCCTTCGCCGACAAGGACCCCAAAGGCTTCGGCCTGGTGCAGACCGACCACGACTTTGCCAGCTACCAGGACACCGTGGACTGGTACAGCAAGCGCCCAAGCCTGTGGGTCGAGCCGACGACGGCCTGGGGCGAAGGCTCGGTCGACTTGCTGGAGATTCCTACCACTGGCGAAACCCTGGACAACATTGTTGCGTTCTGGACACCGAAAAAACCGGTGGCCGCCGGTGACTCTCTGAACTATGGCTACAAACTCTACTGGAGCGCGCTGCCGCCGGTGAGCACGGACCTGGCCCGCGTCGACGCGACCCGCTCAGGCATGGGCGGCTTCATCGAAGGCTGGGCTCCGGGCGAGCATTACCCGACCGTCTGGGCCCGTCGCTTTGCCGTGGACTTCAGCGGCGGCGGCCTCGACCAACTGCCGCCAGGCACCGGCATCGAACCGGTGGTGACCTGCTCCCATGGTGAAGTGAAGGACTTCAACGTGCTGGTGATAGATGCAATCAAGGGCTACCGCATCACCTTCGACTGGTACCCGACCGACGACAGTGTGGAACCGGTGCAGATGCGTCTGTTCATTCGCACCAAGGACCGCACCTTGAGCGAGACCTGGTTATACCAGTACTTCCCGCCGGCGCCGGATAAGCGCAAGTATCCCTGA
- the recJ gene encoding single-stranded-DNA-specific exonuclease RecJ, whose amino-acid sequence MRIEPRQLPATLPFLGDLPPLLTRLYAARGVQSEAELDKSLARLIPFQQLKGIDAAVDLLVTALEQRQRILVVGDFDADGATASTVGMLGLRLLGAAHVDYLVPNRFEYGYGLTPEIVEVALAREPQLLITVDNGISSVEGVAAAKAAGLKVLVTDHHLPGLELPAADAIVNPNQPGCEFPSKALAGVGVIFYVLMALRARLRSLGWYASTPQPNIGELLDLVALGSVADVVPLDANNRILVHQGLERIRAGRARPGIKAILEVAKRDASRITSTDLGFILGPRLNAAGRLDDMSLGIECLLTDDPALAREMAAQLDGMNQDRKSIEQGMQREALAQLKDLPVESMPFGLCLFDPQWHQGVIGILASRMKERYFRPTIAFADAGDGLLKGSGRSVPGFHIRDALSVVAAQHPTLISKYGGHAMAAGLTLPEANFPLFAEAFDAEVRRQLREEDLTGRLLSDGTLAVEEFHLELARALRHAGPWGQHFPEPMFHGVFQLVEQRVVGERHLKVILKSECGSVKLDGIAFGIDREIWPNPTVRWVELAYKLDLNEFRGQETVQLMIAHIEPR is encoded by the coding sequence ATGCGTATAGAACCCCGCCAACTGCCCGCCACCCTGCCATTTCTCGGTGACCTGCCGCCCCTGTTGACCCGCCTCTACGCAGCGCGTGGCGTGCAGTCCGAGGCTGAACTGGACAAGAGCCTGGCGCGCTTGATTCCCTTCCAGCAGCTCAAGGGGATCGACGCCGCGGTGGATCTGCTGGTGACGGCGCTGGAGCAACGCCAGCGCATCCTGGTCGTGGGCGACTTCGATGCCGATGGCGCGACCGCCAGCACCGTGGGCATGCTGGGGTTGCGCCTGCTCGGTGCGGCCCATGTCGATTACCTGGTGCCCAATCGCTTCGAATATGGCTACGGGCTGACCCCGGAAATCGTCGAAGTCGCCCTGGCTCGCGAACCGCAGTTGCTGATCACCGTGGATAACGGTATTTCGAGCGTGGAAGGTGTGGCGGCGGCGAAAGCGGCGGGGCTCAAGGTGCTGGTCACCGACCACCACTTGCCCGGCCTCGAACTGCCGGCGGCCGATGCCATCGTCAATCCGAACCAGCCGGGCTGCGAGTTTCCGAGCAAGGCCCTGGCCGGTGTCGGCGTCATTTTTTATGTGCTGATGGCGCTGCGGGCGCGTCTGCGCAGCTTGGGGTGGTATGCCAGTACACCCCAGCCGAACATCGGTGAATTGCTCGACCTGGTGGCCTTGGGCAGCGTGGCCGACGTGGTGCCGCTGGACGCGAATAACCGGATCCTGGTGCACCAGGGCCTGGAGCGGATTCGCGCCGGACGCGCCCGGCCCGGCATCAAGGCCATCCTGGAAGTGGCCAAGCGCGATGCTTCACGGATTACCTCCACCGACCTCGGCTTTATCCTCGGGCCGCGTCTGAACGCGGCGGGGCGCCTGGATGACATGAGCCTGGGCATCGAATGCCTGCTCACCGACGACCCGGCCCTGGCACGGGAGATGGCGGCGCAACTGGACGGCATGAACCAGGACCGCAAGTCCATCGAGCAGGGCATGCAGCGTGAAGCCCTGGCCCAACTCAAGGACCTGCCGGTGGAGTCGATGCCATTCGGTTTGTGCCTGTTCGATCCGCAGTGGCACCAAGGGGTCATCGGCATCCTCGCCTCGCGGATGAAAGAACGCTATTTCCGTCCGACCATCGCCTTTGCCGATGCTGGGGACGGCTTGCTCAAGGGCTCGGGTCGCTCGGTGCCGGGCTTTCACATTCGCGATGCGCTGAGCGTGGTGGCGGCGCAGCATCCTACCCTGATCAGCAAGTACGGCGGTCACGCCATGGCGGCGGGGCTGACGCTGCCGGAGGCGAATTTTCCGTTGTTTGCCGAGGCGTTCGATGCGGAGGTGCGCCGGCAGTTGCGCGAAGAAGACCTGACCGGCCGGCTGCTGTCGGACGGCACCCTGGCGGTGGAGGAGTTCCACCTGGAACTGGCCCGGGCACTGCGCCACGCCGGTCCTTGGGGCCAGCATTTTCCCGAGCCGATGTTCCATGGCGTGTTCCAATTGGTCGAACAGCGCGTGGTGGGCGAACGGCACCTGAAGGTCATCCTCAAGAGCGAATGCGGCTCGGTGAAACTCGATGGCATCGCCTTTGGCATCGACCGCGAGATCTGGCCCAACCCTACGGTGCGCTGGGTGGAACTGGCCTACAAACTCGACCTCAACGAGTTCCGCGGTCAGGAAACGGTGCAGTTGATGATTGCCCATATCGAGCCGCGGTAG
- a CDS encoding NADH:flavin oxidoreductase/NADH oxidase has product MSLLLEPYTLRQLTLPNRIAVSPMCQYSSTDGLANDWHLVHLGSRAVGGAGLVFTEATAVTAEGRITAQDLGLWNDEQIEPLQRITRFITAQGAVPGIQLAHAGRKASTWRPWLGKHGSVKPADGGWVPVGPSPIAFDPQHTQPVQLDEGQIAGVIQAFVDSAKRALTAGFKVVEVHAAHGYLLHQFLSPLSNQRRDQYGGSFENRIRLVLQVTEAIRAVWPEELPVFVRVSATDWVEDGWNPDETVELARRFRALGVDLIDVSSGGTAANAEIPTGPGYQTRFAERVRKESEIATGTVGMITEPAQAEHILRTCQADIIFLARELLRDPYWALHADDDLGGRKATWPAQYQRATHRDQPIHESDLRD; this is encoded by the coding sequence ATGAGTCTGCTGCTGGAACCCTATACCCTTCGCCAATTGACCCTGCCCAATCGCATCGCGGTATCGCCAATGTGCCAGTATTCGAGCACCGATGGCCTGGCCAACGATTGGCACCTGGTGCATTTGGGCAGCCGTGCCGTGGGCGGTGCCGGCCTGGTGTTCACCGAAGCCACCGCCGTCACCGCCGAAGGTCGTATCACTGCCCAGGATTTGGGGCTGTGGAATGATGAACAGATCGAACCCTTGCAACGCATCACCCGTTTCATCACCGCCCAAGGGGCCGTGCCAGGCATACAACTGGCCCATGCCGGACGCAAGGCCAGCACCTGGCGACCCTGGCTGGGCAAGCATGGCAGCGTAAAACCGGCGGATGGCGGCTGGGTTCCAGTCGGCCCGTCACCGATTGCCTTCGATCCGCAACACACCCAGCCGGTGCAATTGGATGAAGGGCAAATCGCCGGCGTGATCCAGGCCTTCGTGGATTCGGCCAAGCGCGCGCTCACGGCCGGCTTCAAAGTGGTCGAGGTCCACGCGGCCCATGGTTATCTGCTGCATCAATTCCTGTCGCCCTTGAGCAATCAGCGACGTGATCAATACGGCGGCTCGTTCGAGAACCGCATCCGCTTGGTGCTGCAAGTCACTGAGGCGATCCGGGCCGTATGGCCTGAAGAGTTGCCGGTATTCGTTCGTGTCTCTGCCACCGATTGGGTCGAGGACGGTTGGAACCCGGATGAAACCGTGGAACTGGCGCGGCGATTCAGGGCCCTGGGGGTGGACTTGATCGATGTCTCATCGGGCGGCACCGCAGCCAATGCGGAAATTCCCACCGGCCCGGGTTACCAGACACGCTTTGCCGAGCGGGTGCGCAAGGAGTCGGAAATCGCCACCGGTACAGTCGGCATGATCACCGAACCGGCCCAGGCCGAACACATCCTGCGCACCTGCCAGGCCGACATCATCTTCCTGGCCCGCGAATTGTTGCGCGATCCGTACTGGGCCCTGCATGCCGATGATGACCTGGGCGGCCGCAAGGCCACGTGGCCGGCGCAGTACCAGCGGGCTACGCATCGGGACCAGCCGATTCATGAGTCGGATCTGCGCGATTGA